In Herpetosiphon gulosus, the genomic stretch GTTCTTTGCGCATATGAATCACAGCATGGCAATTCGGGCATACAGGGCGCAAATCATCAATTGGATCAACTTCGTAGTTTTCGCCAATACTAGCCAGCGGTTTAAGATGATGGACATGGATAAATCCTTTTGCTAGGCTCTGTCTGATAATTCCATGGTAGACTCTCCGCTAGGAGGTGTGTATGGCTCGCCATGAATTGAGTGATGCCCAATTTGCCGTAATTGAACCACTTTTGCCAGCCGGAACCCGCCGTGGTCG encodes the following:
- a CDS encoding HNH endonuclease, translating into MIRQSLAKGFIHVHHLKPLASIGENYEVDPIDDLRPVCPNCHAVIHMRKEPYTIDEVRNMLQH